A stretch of Myroides oncorhynchi DNA encodes these proteins:
- a CDS encoding protein-disulfide reductase DsbD family protein, with protein sequence MRKLAYLLLFLLSFISVQAQLANPAKWQSKIEKKSDTEYTITWDAVIEKNWHLYSQYNPEGGSLPLEFIYNNQEGNYTLEGKAKESETKTSFNDVFGVDEIYFVDTARLVQNIKITNGETENIQVELAYQVCEEMCISQSNLFVYDLKTLTTREVKNFEEIATTAVDTKATEDTSGEAKATTPVNKEEKKGLFTIFFLAFLSGFAALLTPCVFPMIPMTVSFFTKQSKTRAKGIKNAIIYGLSIILIYVILGTIVTAVFGADSLNALSTNVYFNIIFFLLLVIFATSFLGAFEIMLPNSWANKVDSQADRGGIIGILFMALALAIVSFSCTGPIVGTLLVEAASKGGIAPIVGMLGFSLALALPFMLFAMFPGWLNSMPRSGGWLNTVKVSLGFLELALAFKFLSNADLVLQAHWLEREVFLAIWIVIFGAWALYLLGKIRLPHDSPTDSISVGRLFMALFVSIFTVYMIPGLWGAPLKIISGFPPPMTYSESPYGVGGKGGSGASVDLGALPDGAKLGAHDIVAFTDYEKGMAYAKSVNKPVLLDFTGYACVNCRKMEDYVWSDPSVLSILKNDIVLISLYVDDKKELPENEQYISETTGKKVKTVGNKWSDFQMKHYHANAQPYYIVLDKEGNRLNEAVGYTPDVADYKAWLESGINKVK encoded by the coding sequence ATGAGAAAATTAGCTTATTTGCTACTTTTTTTATTGTCATTTATATCGGTTCAAGCGCAATTAGCGAATCCCGCAAAGTGGCAATCTAAAATAGAGAAAAAGTCTGACACTGAATACACTATCACATGGGATGCTGTGATAGAGAAGAACTGGCACTTATACTCACAGTATAATCCAGAAGGAGGGTCTCTACCTTTAGAGTTTATTTATAATAACCAAGAAGGAAATTATACTTTAGAAGGTAAGGCAAAAGAAAGCGAAACAAAGACTTCATTTAATGACGTGTTTGGAGTAGATGAAATTTATTTTGTGGATACTGCTCGACTTGTTCAGAATATTAAGATAACAAATGGAGAAACTGAGAATATTCAAGTAGAGCTTGCTTATCAGGTATGTGAAGAGATGTGTATTAGTCAGAGTAACTTATTTGTTTATGACTTAAAAACACTGACTACAAGAGAAGTGAAGAACTTCGAAGAAATAGCAACTACTGCTGTAGATACTAAGGCTACAGAGGATACTTCAGGAGAAGCAAAAGCAACAACGCCTGTTAATAAAGAAGAGAAGAAAGGATTATTCACAATATTCTTCTTGGCATTTTTATCTGGATTTGCTGCATTACTTACACCATGTGTATTTCCTATGATTCCTATGACTGTAAGTTTCTTTACTAAACAGTCTAAGACTAGAGCGAAGGGAATTAAGAATGCTATTATATACGGACTATCTATTATTCTTATCTATGTTATACTAGGAACAATAGTGACTGCAGTATTTGGAGCAGATTCATTAAATGCACTTTCTACGAATGTGTATTTTAATATTATCTTCTTCTTATTATTAGTAATCTTCGCTACTTCATTCTTAGGAGCATTTGAGATTATGTTACCTAACTCGTGGGCTAATAAAGTAGACTCACAGGCAGACAGAGGAGGTATAATAGGTATCTTATTTATGGCATTAGCACTAGCTATCGTGTCATTCTCATGTACTGGACCTATCGTAGGAACACTATTAGTAGAGGCAGCATCTAAGGGAGGTATAGCACCTATCGTAGGAATGTTAGGATTTTCATTAGCATTAGCGTTGCCATTTATGTTATTTGCTATGTTCCCAGGGTGGTTAAATTCTATGCCACGTTCAGGAGGGTGGTTAAACACAGTGAAGGTATCTTTAGGTTTCTTAGAGTTAGCTTTAGCATTCAAATTCTTATCTAATGCTGATCTTGTATTACAAGCGCATTGGTTAGAGAGAGAAGTATTCTTAGCGATCTGGATAGTAATCTTCGGAGCATGGGCACTATATTTATTAGGTAAAATCAGATTACCCCATGATAGCCCTACAGACAGTATATCAGTAGGTAGATTATTTATGGCGTTGTTCGTATCTATATTTACGGTTTATATGATTCCTGGTTTATGGGGAGCACCGCTTAAGATTATCTCAGGTTTCCCACCACCGATGACCTATTCTGAAAGTCCGTATGGAGTAGGAGGAAAAGGAGGTAGTGGAGCTTCTGTTGATCTAGGAGCGTTACCTGATGGAGCTAAGTTAGGAGCACATGATATCGTTGCTTTTACTGATTATGAAAAAGGGATGGCGTATGCAAAGTCAGTGAATAAACCTGTATTACTTGACTTTACTGGATATGCATGTGTGAACTGTCGTAAGATGGAAGATTATGTGTGGTCAGATCCATCTGTATTATCAATCTTAAAGAATGATATCGTACTTATTTCTCTTTATGTAGATGATAAAAAAGAGTTGCCAGAGAATGAACAATACATCTCAGAGACTACAGGTAAGAAAGTAAAAACAGTAGGTAATAAATGGAGTGATTTCCAAATGAAACATTACCACGCTAACGCACAGCCTTACTATATCGTATTAGATAAAGAGGGTAACCGTCTTAATGAAGCAGTAGGATATACTCCTGATGTAGCAGATTATAAGGCTTGGTTAGAAAGCGGAATTAATAAAGTAAAATAA
- the purB gene encoding adenylosuccinate lyase — protein sequence MLTELNAISPIDGRYRGKTNALANYFSEEALIKYRVLVEVEYFISLCEYNVPQLANVPASVFPELRKIYQEFSTEDALWIKEMEKTTNHDVKAVEYFLKSAFDILKLEEYKEFIHFGLTSQDINNTSIPLLTKEAYDDVYKPSLLSVIDRLKELSQEWKDVPMLARTHGQPASPTRLGKEIYVFVERLEQQLALLEQVPFAAKFGGATGNFNAHHVAYPKQDWKQFGTDFVELTLGLKHSFPTTQIEHYDHFAAFFDGLKRINTIFIDLDRDIWTYVSMDYFKQKIKAGEIGSSAMPHKVNPIDFENSEGNLGIANAIFEHLAAKLPLSRLQRDLTDSTVLRNVGVPFGHTLIAFESTLKGLSKLLLNTDKFTQDLENNWAVVAEAIQTILRREAYPNPYEALKDLTRTNTVINKEAMHNFIETLNVSDAIKAELKAITPANYLGVDIL from the coding sequence ATGCTAACAGAATTAAATGCTATTTCGCCTATCGATGGACGTTATAGAGGTAAGACCAATGCACTAGCTAATTATTTCTCAGAAGAGGCATTAATTAAATACCGTGTACTAGTAGAAGTAGAATATTTTATCTCTCTATGTGAGTACAATGTACCTCAATTAGCTAATGTACCCGCTTCAGTTTTTCCTGAGTTGCGTAAGATTTACCAAGAGTTTTCTACAGAAGACGCTCTGTGGATTAAAGAAATGGAAAAAACTACTAATCACGATGTGAAAGCAGTGGAATACTTTCTGAAAAGCGCATTCGATATTTTAAAATTAGAAGAGTATAAAGAGTTTATCCACTTTGGACTTACTTCTCAAGATATTAATAATACTTCTATTCCTCTATTGACGAAAGAAGCTTATGATGATGTATATAAGCCATCTTTACTATCTGTTATAGATAGATTAAAAGAACTTAGTCAAGAGTGGAAAGATGTGCCTATGTTAGCTCGTACACACGGACAACCTGCTTCTCCTACTCGTTTAGGAAAAGAGATATACGTATTCGTGGAGCGTCTAGAACAACAGTTAGCTTTATTAGAGCAAGTACCTTTCGCAGCTAAGTTTGGTGGAGCAACAGGTAACTTTAATGCACACCACGTAGCATATCCAAAACAAGACTGGAAACAGTTTGGAACTGACTTCGTAGAATTAACTTTAGGGTTAAAGCATTCATTTCCTACTACGCAGATAGAACATTATGACCACTTTGCAGCTTTCTTTGACGGATTAAAACGTATCAATACTATTTTTATTGACCTAGACAGAGATATCTGGACGTATGTGTCAATGGATTATTTCAAACAAAAGATTAAAGCAGGAGAGATAGGTTCTTCAGCCATGCCACACAAGGTTAATCCTATTGACTTTGAGAACTCAGAGGGGAACTTAGGTATCGCTAATGCTATCTTCGAGCACTTAGCAGCTAAGTTGCCATTATCTCGTCTTCAACGCGACTTGACAGACAGTACTGTATTGCGTAACGTAGGAGTGCCATTTGGACATACACTTATTGCTTTTGAATCTACGTTAAAGGGGTTAAGTAAATTATTGCTTAATACAGACAAGTTTACTCAAGACCTTGAGAATAATTGGGCTGTAGTAGCTGAGGCTATTCAGACTATCTTAAGAAGAGAAGCATACCCTAATCCGTATGAAGCACTTAAAGATTTGACTAGAACGAATACTGTGATTAATAAAGAAGCAATGCACAACTTCATCGAAACATTAAATGTATCTGATGCGATTAAAGCAGAACTTAAAGCAATCACACCTGCTAATTACTTAGGAGTAGATATTCTGTAA
- a CDS encoding DUF2911 domain-containing protein codes for MKRSLVALSFAMFALCTQAQVHTPPTSTKSEIHQVVGLTDMKIDYSRPNMRGRLVFGDLVPYGRLWRTGANMNTIVTFGNDVEIGGKKLKKGSYALYSIPKVEEWEIIFYADTNNWGLPEKWDESKIALSTKVKPMGSDRKFETLTVAINNVNIDSADLEIMWEKTIVPIRVTVPTDQLAMQSIDETFDGPTIVDYYGAAEYYYLTSKDLTKALNWVNKAIEKSADKIPYYFVRLKSQIQAKSGDKIAAVETAKWALDLAEKANNLDYIKINKDAIREWSK; via the coding sequence ATGAAAAGAAGTTTAGTTGCATTATCATTTGCTATGTTTGCTCTTTGCACACAAGCACAAGTACATACTCCACCGACTAGTACGAAGTCAGAGATACATCAGGTAGTAGGACTTACAGACATGAAGATTGATTACTCAAGACCTAATATGAGAGGTCGTTTAGTATTTGGTGATTTGGTTCCTTATGGAAGACTTTGGAGAACTGGAGCGAATATGAATACCATTGTTACTTTTGGTAATGATGTAGAAATTGGAGGTAAGAAATTAAAGAAAGGTTCTTATGCTTTGTACTCTATTCCTAAAGTAGAGGAATGGGAGATTATCTTCTATGCAGATACAAATAACTGGGGATTACCAGAGAAATGGGATGAGAGTAAAATAGCATTATCTACTAAGGTAAAACCAATGGGATCTGATCGCAAATTTGAGACGCTTACTGTGGCTATAAATAATGTGAATATCGATAGTGCAGATCTAGAGATTATGTGGGAAAAGACAATTGTTCCTATTCGCGTTACTGTTCCTACAGACCAGTTGGCGATGCAGAGCATTGATGAGACTTTTGATGGACCTACTATCGTTGATTATTATGGAGCAGCAGAATACTATTATTTAACTTCTAAAGATCTTACAAAGGCGTTAAATTGGGTAAATAAAGCAATAGAGAAGTCTGCAGATAAAATACCTTATTATTTCGTACGTCTTAAATCTCAAATACAAGCGAAATCTGGGGATAAAATAGCTGCTGTAGAGACTGCTAAATGGGCATTAGACTTAGCAGAAAAAGCAAATAACCTTGACTATATCAAGATCAATAAAGATGCTATTAGAGAGTGGAGCAAATAA